In Sphingomonas sp. JUb134, the sequence CGAGGGCGCCGAGCCCGACATCATGTGCGTCGCAAAGGCGCTGGGCGGCGGCTATCCCGTCGCCGCCTGCCTCGCCACCGCAGACGCCGCCAGCGGCATGGTCGCCGGGGTCCACGGCACCACCTTCGGCGGCAGCCCGCTCGCCATGGCGGTGGCGCTCGCCGCATTCGACGAAATTTCCAATCCCAACACCCTCGCTCACGCCCGCGACGTGGCGGAGGACCTGCGCCGCCAGCTGATCGACCTCGCCGCCCGTTATCCGGACGTGATTCAGGACGTGCGCGGCAAGGGCCTGCTGATCGGCCTGCGCATGATCCCCAACAACCGCGAGTTCATGGGGATTGCGCGCGACCACGGCCTGCTGGTCGCCGGCGGCGGTGAGAATTGCGTGCGCCTGCTGCCGCCGCTCAACTTGAGCCATGCAGAGGCGGCGGAGGCGGTGACCCGGCTCGCGCTCGCCTGCGAGACGGTCCGTGCACAGGTGGCACAGGCGGCCTGATGCTGGTGGTACGACCCGCCGGACCGGCGGATTTGATTGCGTTGAAGGAGCTCGCGGTCCTGTCCGGCCGCGGCTTCACCAGCCTGCCCGAGAATGACGACGTACTCGCCGAACGATTGGCGCTGGCGGAGGAGAGCTTCGCCGGCACCGTCGCCCCGGCTGAGGCCTGGTACACGCTGATGCTGGAGGAAAGCGACACGGGCGAGGTGCTCGGCGTCGCCGGCGTGCGTGCGGCTGTGGGGCTCACCCGCCCGCACTTCTCCTTCCGCATCGTGACCCTGGCGCAATATTCGCCAGCGGCACGCACGCGCTTCGACCACCAGGCGCTGGTGCTGGTCAACGAATGCGGCGGCTGGACCGAGGTCGGCTCGCTGTTCGTCCACCCGCGGCTGCGCGGCGGCGGCGGCGGCAGCCTGCTCGCGCGCGCCCGCTACATGCTGATCGGCGCAGAGCCGATCCGCTTCTCGCATACGGTGATGGCCGAACTGCGCGGCTGGTTCGACGCCGACGACACCTCGCCCTTCTGGGAGGGGGTCTCGAGCAAATTCTACCGCCTGCCCTTCGAACAGGCCGACCATATGGTCACCGCCACCGACGGCCAGTTCATCCTGGATCTGGCGCCCCGCCACCCCATCTATGTCGAGTTGATCGACCGCGCCGCCTCCGACGCCATCGGCCGCGTCCACCGCGACGGCGAAGCGGCGCTGGCGCTGCTGGAGCGCGAAGGCTTCGAGCGTTCCGGGCTGGTCGACATCTTCGACGGCGGGCCGACCGTCACCTGCGCGCGCGACACGCTGGCGACCGTGCGCAGCGGCCGGACGTTCCGCCTGGCGGTCGGCGAGGTGGCGGATGCGGCGCCCGCGCTGCTCTCCACCGCCGCCGTCGTCGATTTCCGCGCCACCCGCGCGCCCGCGCGTGCCGATGGTGCGGCGCTGGTAATCGCCCCTGCCACCGCCGACGCGCTCCGCCTGCGCGAAGGCGACCTGATCCGGATGAGTGCCTGATGACAACGTTCCGCTCGATCGATCCCGCCTCCGGTGCCACCGTCTGGGAAGGCGCCGCCGCCACGCCTGCGGAATGCGAGGCCGCCGTCGCCCGCGCCCGCGCCGCGCTCCCGGCCTGGCGCAACGCGGCCCTGGAAGACCGCATCGCCGTCGTCCGCCGCTATGCCGAGGTGCTGGAGGCCGATCGCGAGAATTTCGCAGCGCTGCTCTCGCGTGAGACCGGCAAGCTGCTGTGGGAAACCTGCGCCGAGGTCGGCTCGATGATCGGCAAGGTCGCCGTCTCGATCGCCGCGCAGGCCGAGCGCGCCGGCGAGCGCGCCAGCGAAACCGCCTTCGGCCGCGCCGTGCTGCGCCACCGTGCCCATGGCGTCATGGCGGTGCTCGGGCCGTACAACTTCCCCGGCCATCTCCCCAACGGTCACATCGTCCCTGCCCTGCTCGCCGGCAACACGATCGTGTTCAAGCCGTCCGAGGTCACCCCCGCCGTCGGCGCGCA encodes:
- a CDS encoding arginine N-succinyltransferase, with translation MLVVRPAGPADLIALKELAVLSGRGFTSLPENDDVLAERLALAEESFAGTVAPAEAWYTLMLEESDTGEVLGVAGVRAAVGLTRPHFSFRIVTLAQYSPAARTRFDHQALVLVNECGGWTEVGSLFVHPRLRGGGGGSLLARARYMLIGAEPIRFSHTVMAELRGWFDADDTSPFWEGVSSKFYRLPFEQADHMVTATDGQFILDLAPRHPIYVELIDRAASDAIGRVHRDGEAALALLEREGFERSGLVDIFDGGPTVTCARDTLATVRSGRTFRLAVGEVADAAPALLSTAAVVDFRATRAPARADGAALVIAPATADALRLREGDLIRMSA